In the genome of Pontibacter actiniarum, the window TGTTTAAATCTCGATAATATTTATCTACATCAACTGGCTCAGTAATAAGTTCTTTTAGATCAGGATGATGAAATATCATTTGATCTAGAAAAACGATTGCATCTTTTAACTCCTCTTCTAGCTGTGATTCAATATTAAGCAAATGAATATTATAATCATCAGTATGGGTAACGACTACTTTCTCTTTAGGTATGTAAGCTGGAACAACACTAAAGTTAGAAGCCATTAAAAAATCCGGTTGGTACGCCTGCACCCCTAGCGCCTTCCCATATTTTCGTACAACTTTCTGATAAGCATATAGAAACACATTCCGAAGGGGCTTATACAACTTAAAGTGAAGTATAGTCCCTATCATGGCTTTCAATGCACTATCACGATTATCGGCTTTCAAGGGAACTGATTTAGTGACTCTACCAACCCAGATCAAATCCTCTCGTGATTTGACCATTTTGTACAGTACCGGGTAATAATAAAAGAGACCTAACTGAGAAAATATGATTGTATTTTTCTCCAATCCTTTTACTTTCTCTTTCAAAGACTTAAAGCTTTTAACTACTACTGCATACTCTTTAATAGCTGGAGCGCTGGTAATAAAACTACCACTTACCCCAAACAAGTCTCCAAGGTACCAGATTTGCACTTCGTGCCCTAACTGCTTTAGTTGATTGATTTGATAGGTCTCAATCATACTGTTTCGGAAGAGCCGGAGTTCTATAAAAACTACCATATTATATGCGCCTGAAGCGAAAAGGGTTTTTGTTAAGCCGAAAGAATGGGAATAGAATCTTATTCTGAGCTTAAGCCAATTATGTAAGCTTACAAGTTGTTCATTTCAACAAGCTTGTTAAACCTGCTAGAAGTTTCTCTTAAACGATCAAAGGTTCCTATACTTTCAATAGCACCATTCTTGAGGTATACAATCTTATCAGCATCTTTAACAGTAGATAACCTATGGGCAATAATTATTATGGTGTACTTACCTTTAAGCAGGTTTATGTTCTCCTGAATACTTTTCTCTGTTTCCGAATCCAAGGCAGAAGTAGCCTCATCCATAAAGAGAAAATCTACCTCTTTGTATAGTTCTCTTGCAATAGAAATCCTTTGTTTTTGCCCTCCGCTTACCATTACTCCATTATGACCTAAAGGTGCATTTTGCTTTTCAGGTAACTCCATTACAAAATCAAAAATTGCGGCCAACTTCAGCGCATTTTCAAAACGCTGAATGTTAGCTTCAGTTGGCTCATCCCAAAATGTAATATTGTTAAAGACAGTGTCATTAAAAATGACAGGCTCCTGAGTTATATAACCAATCCTTTTTTGGAAGGAAAGCATATTTATGTCTTTTCTATCTACACCGTCAACTTCATACATACCTCTCCCAACCGGAAGTAAACCACATAATACGTTCATCAATGTTGTCTTACCAGATCCGCTTTCACCTACCAAAGCAATTGTCTCATTCTTAGATATTGTGAAAGAGACGTTCTTTAATACCTGCTCCTGATTATAAAAGAAGTCTAAGCCGTTAAGTCTTAACGATTGGTTAAAACTATTAACAGATTTTGTTCCTTGGTGCTCCTGGTTAACGGCCAGGTCATTGGTGAACTCCGTCATGTTATCTAGTGATCCTGATACTGACAAGAATGTGTTCCAATGATTTTGCACTGCCATTAAAAAAGTCAATGCCCTATAGAAGAAAAGTAGGCTCAAGATGATCAGGCCCAAGCTCCCTCCAAGGAGCTTCATCTGAATAAGAATAACAGCAACAACAACCAGCATAACAATTGGCTCTCGAATGGCTACTAGGGCCGATGCAAGCATTCCTAATTTCCTCTGAACCTCCTCAATGTGAGCAATTGAACTTTTAAGTTTATAACCAAAGTTTCTGATCAGTCCACTTGCTTTCAGGTACTTAAAATTAGCCACTTTTTGAATGAGAAGGCCTTGAAAAGAATGTGACTCTAAAGTGAGGTTCTTAGACTGTATTTTTGTTTTCTTGTAGAATTTGCTGAAAATGAAATTTGTCAATCCTCCCCCTATCATTACAAGAATTGCAAACTGTGCATTAGACATAAAGGCCAGAAACATATAAACAGCAACCAAAATACCACTTTGGAAAGCACTGAAGTATGACCGGTACGCTTGCATTACCCTTTCAACCTCACCACTGAGGGTGTTTTGAATCTTACCAGAATCACTACTAACAAAAGATTTATAATCATAGCCAGACAAGAGGTCAATGTTAGTAAACCGAATTTGCCTAATAAAAACCTGTTGCAGAATGACTTTGTAGTACCCCTCAAAAAACTTCATAACACCTTTCAGTACGAAAAAGACAAGCATTACCATTAATACTGTCTGAAGAGAAATATCAAGTCCAACAGTACGTAGGCCTTCAACTAAGAAAGACAGTTTCCCCATTTCCTCAGAACTCACTTCAGCTCCACTGCCATCTACCATTTGCAACAATGGCAAAAACATGGCTAAGCCAAAGCCGTCTAAAACCCCAACAAGCAAGCTTAAGGCAACAGAAATAAATATCTTGTTCCCCAAGTGCTTATGGAAATAAATGAAGCTGCCTAAATGACTATTAATTAATTCTTTTAATTTATTCACCCTTTCTAGTAATGACTAATTCAGCTAAAGTAAAATCCAACTCATCATCTATATCAATAGATGAAACCTTATCCATCAAATATTTTTTCTTTTTCAGTTGTGCAAGCCCAACCTCTTTAAACTTCTTTACTTCTATGATATAGATCGCCCCGTTTAACTCATATACTTTAGGACAATCCTGTCTCCTATGGAACAAGCCAGTTTTAGACTTATAAAGCACTCCTTCTGAATCTTCCTCCATTAATACATAATAAGGGTTTGCATCAGTTTCTTTTACTGATACAATCATCTCTGTCCCCTCATCTATAAGTCTCAAAGCTTCTTTCAAATGTTGGCCTGTTCTCAGTGGGGAAGTAGGTTGAAGCAAAACAATATAGTCGTAAACAAGGCCATTCTCCTCATAAACTTGCAACGCATGCTCCACTACCTGCTCAGAAGTAGCGAAATCTGTAGCTATTTCTGACGGCCTTAAGAAAGGCACTTTTAAACCATATTGCTCCACAACATTCTTGATTTCAACATCATCTGTAGAAACACAGATGTCAGCAGCATCACTAACCTCTCTGGCAGCTTCAATTGTGTA includes:
- a CDS encoding ABC transporter ATP-binding protein, with protein sequence MNKLKELINSHLGSFIYFHKHLGNKIFISVALSLLVGVLDGFGLAMFLPLLQMVDGSGAEVSSEEMGKLSFLVEGLRTVGLDISLQTVLMVMLVFFVLKGVMKFFEGYYKVILQQVFIRQIRFTNIDLLSGYDYKSFVSSDSGKIQNTLSGEVERVMQAYRSYFSAFQSGILVAVYMFLAFMSNAQFAILVMIGGGLTNFIFSKFYKKTKIQSKNLTLESHSFQGLLIQKVANFKYLKASGLIRNFGYKLKSSIAHIEEVQRKLGMLASALVAIREPIVMLVVVAVILIQMKLLGGSLGLIILSLLFFYRALTFLMAVQNHWNTFLSVSGSLDNMTEFTNDLAVNQEHQGTKSVNSFNQSLRLNGLDFFYNQEQVLKNVSFTISKNETIALVGESGSGKTTLMNVLCGLLPVGRGMYEVDGVDRKDINMLSFQKRIGYITQEPVIFNDTVFNNITFWDEPTEANIQRFENALKLAAIFDFVMELPEKQNAPLGHNGVMVSGGQKQRISIARELYKEVDFLFMDEATSALDSETEKSIQENINLLKGKYTIIIIAHRLSTVKDADKIVYLKNGAIESIGTFDRLRETSSRFNKLVEMNNL
- a CDS encoding cytidylyltransferase domain-containing protein; translation: MRTLFLIPARGGSKGLPGKNIKSLNGKPLILYTIEAAREVSDAADICVSTDDVEIKNVVEQYGLKVPFLRPSEIATDFATSEQVVEHALQVYEENGLVYDYIVLLQPTSPLRTGQHLKEALRLIDEGTEMIVSVKETDANPYYVLMEEDSEGVLYKSKTGLFHRRQDCPKVYELNGAIYIIEVKKFKEVGLAQLKKKKYLMDKVSSIDIDDELDFTLAELVITRKGE